Proteins encoded in a region of the Magallana gigas chromosome 8, xbMagGiga1.1, whole genome shotgun sequence genome:
- the LOC105346177 gene encoding neuroglian isoform X1 — MHAFSMLLVLFLPAKGLSVSTRRPPSIYLQPEENVYYKQGESVQLPCKADGDPRPTYRWKKNGIHLNFGNTVVHFVQLLNEGTLVINASEAKDEGIYQCIADNDYGTSVSTNINLRMGKLDDFMAAFPLTHTPRLGESVELNCIPPPSYPPAEVQWVLVTPEGHVEPVNYDNRILMDLDGRLYITNVQEQDKQGDKAYVCMVTNYFMRRNTYDKANFIIPSGSTLVNRPVGYFWTSPSEQVGIIGETLKLKCIFGGNPTPEVVWLKNNVTLPDTYEFSHGGHELTIANLTKDDAGQYECIGTNSLGHQIFRSFRSFVVRVESKPDWEEEPKDVETSAGTSATFICKANGFPEPNIAWFTNGIKLEESTVPIIQSGRFIKPDAYNITFVQLNNHDSLVL, encoded by the exons ATGCATGCCTTTTCTATGCTATTGGTGTTATTTTTACCAGCCAAAG GCTTAAGCGTTTCAACAAGAAGGCCTCCTAGCATTTACTTGCAGccagaagaaaatgtttattacAAACAGGGAGAGTCCGTGCAATTACCCTGCAAAGCAGATGGAGACCCAAGACCAAC GTACAGGTGGAAGAAAAATGGAATTCACCTGAATTTCGGCAACACTGTTGTACATTTCGTTCAGCTGCTGAATGAGGGCACTTTAGTCATTAATGCCTCAGAGGCCAAAGACGAGGGCATTTACCAATGCATTGCAGACAACGACTATGGAACATCAGTGTCAACTAATATCAACTTAAG GATGGGTAAACTTGATGACTTTATGGCGGCTTTCCCTTTAACTCACACCCCTCGCCTGGGAGAATCCGTCGAACTGAATTGTATTCCTCCCCCAAGCTACCCTCCTGCAGAGGTACAGTGGGTTCTCGTTACACCTGAGGGTCATGTTGAACCTGTTAACTACGACAATAGAATATTGATGGATTTGGATG GTCGTTTGTACATTACCAATGTCCAGGAGCAGGACAAACAAGGGGATAAGGCCTACGTATGCATGGTCACCAACTACTTCATGAGGCGTAACACTTACGATAAAGCTAATTTCATTATTCCAAGCGGAA GTACGCTTGTTAATAGACCTGTCGGATATTTTTGGACCTCACCCTCAGAGCAAGTTGGTATTATAGGGGAAACCTTAAAACTCAAGTGCATCTTCGGTGGAAA TCCCACTCCTGAAGTGGTTTGgttgaaaaataatgtaacTCTCCCGGACACTTATGAGTTTTCTCACGGAGGCCATGAGCTGACAATAGCAAACCTGACAAAGGATGACGCCGGCCAATACGAGTGCATAGGAACAAACTCACTGGGACACCAAATATTCAGAAGTTTTAGAAGTTTTGTTGTCAGAGTGGAAT CCAAGCCGGACTGGGAGGAGGAGCCAAAAGACGTGGAAACAAGTGCTGGAACATCCGCCACTTTTATCTGTAAGGCCAATGGTTTCCCTGAACCTAACATAGCGTGGTTTACCAACGGAATCAAACTGGAAG AATCTACCGTTCCTATAATTCAAAGTGGACGCTTTATAAAACCTGATGCTTACAACATAACCTTCGTGCAACTGAACAATCACGACAGCCTGGTGCTTTAG
- the LOC105346177 gene encoding neuroglian isoform X3, with translation MHAFSMLLVLFLPAKGLSVSTRRPPSIYLQPEENVYYKQGESVQLPCKADGDPRPTYRWKKNGIHLNFGNTVVHFVQLLNEGTLVINASEAKDEGIYQCIADNDYGTSVSTNINLRMGKLDDFMAAFPLTHTPRLGESVELNCIPPPSYPPAEVQWVLVTPEGHVEPVNYDNRILMDLDGRLYITNVQEQDKQGDKAYVCMVTNYFMRRNTYDKANFIIPSGSTLVNRPVGYFWTSPSEQVGIIGETLKLKCIFGGNPTPEVVWLKNNVTLPDTYEFSHGGHELTIANLTKDDAGQYECIGTNSLGHQIFRSFRSFVVRVEYGCIRYSTAFSQAGLGGGAKRRGNKCWNIRHFYL, from the exons ATGCATGCCTTTTCTATGCTATTGGTGTTATTTTTACCAGCCAAAG GCTTAAGCGTTTCAACAAGAAGGCCTCCTAGCATTTACTTGCAGccagaagaaaatgtttattacAAACAGGGAGAGTCCGTGCAATTACCCTGCAAAGCAGATGGAGACCCAAGACCAAC GTACAGGTGGAAGAAAAATGGAATTCACCTGAATTTCGGCAACACTGTTGTACATTTCGTTCAGCTGCTGAATGAGGGCACTTTAGTCATTAATGCCTCAGAGGCCAAAGACGAGGGCATTTACCAATGCATTGCAGACAACGACTATGGAACATCAGTGTCAACTAATATCAACTTAAG GATGGGTAAACTTGATGACTTTATGGCGGCTTTCCCTTTAACTCACACCCCTCGCCTGGGAGAATCCGTCGAACTGAATTGTATTCCTCCCCCAAGCTACCCTCCTGCAGAGGTACAGTGGGTTCTCGTTACACCTGAGGGTCATGTTGAACCTGTTAACTACGACAATAGAATATTGATGGATTTGGATG GTCGTTTGTACATTACCAATGTCCAGGAGCAGGACAAACAAGGGGATAAGGCCTACGTATGCATGGTCACCAACTACTTCATGAGGCGTAACACTTACGATAAAGCTAATTTCATTATTCCAAGCGGAA GTACGCTTGTTAATAGACCTGTCGGATATTTTTGGACCTCACCCTCAGAGCAAGTTGGTATTATAGGGGAAACCTTAAAACTCAAGTGCATCTTCGGTGGAAA TCCCACTCCTGAAGTGGTTTGgttgaaaaataatgtaacTCTCCCGGACACTTATGAGTTTTCTCACGGAGGCCATGAGCTGACAATAGCAAACCTGACAAAGGATGACGCCGGCCAATACGAGTGCATAGGAACAAACTCACTGGGACACCAAATATTCAGAAGTTTTAGAAGTTTTGTTGTCAGAGTGGAAT atgggTGTATTCGGTATTCCACTGCCTTTAGCCAAGCCGGACTGGGAGGAGGAGCCAAAAGACGTGGAAACAAGTGCTGGAACATCCGCCACTTTTATCTGTAA
- the LOC105346177 gene encoding neuroglian isoform X2 yields the protein MHAFSMLLVLFLPAKGLSVSTRRPPSIYLQPEENVYYKQGESVQLPCKADGDPRPTYRWKKNGIHLNFGNTVVHFVQLLNEGTLVINASEAKDEGIYQCIADNDYGTSVSTNINLRMGKLDDFMAAFPLTHTPRLGESVELNCIPPPSYPPAEVQWVLVTPEGHVEPVNYDNRILMDLDGRLYITNVQEQDKQGDKAYVCMVTNYFMRRNTYDKANFIIPSGSTLVNRPVGYFWTSPSEQVGIIGETLKLKCIFGGNPTPEVVWLKNNVTLPDTYEFSHGGHELTIANLTKDDAGQYECIGTNSLGHQIFRSFRSFVVRVESKPDWEEEPKDVETSAGTSATFICKANGFPEPNIAWFTNGIKLEVDAL from the exons ATGCATGCCTTTTCTATGCTATTGGTGTTATTTTTACCAGCCAAAG GCTTAAGCGTTTCAACAAGAAGGCCTCCTAGCATTTACTTGCAGccagaagaaaatgtttattacAAACAGGGAGAGTCCGTGCAATTACCCTGCAAAGCAGATGGAGACCCAAGACCAAC GTACAGGTGGAAGAAAAATGGAATTCACCTGAATTTCGGCAACACTGTTGTACATTTCGTTCAGCTGCTGAATGAGGGCACTTTAGTCATTAATGCCTCAGAGGCCAAAGACGAGGGCATTTACCAATGCATTGCAGACAACGACTATGGAACATCAGTGTCAACTAATATCAACTTAAG GATGGGTAAACTTGATGACTTTATGGCGGCTTTCCCTTTAACTCACACCCCTCGCCTGGGAGAATCCGTCGAACTGAATTGTATTCCTCCCCCAAGCTACCCTCCTGCAGAGGTACAGTGGGTTCTCGTTACACCTGAGGGTCATGTTGAACCTGTTAACTACGACAATAGAATATTGATGGATTTGGATG GTCGTTTGTACATTACCAATGTCCAGGAGCAGGACAAACAAGGGGATAAGGCCTACGTATGCATGGTCACCAACTACTTCATGAGGCGTAACACTTACGATAAAGCTAATTTCATTATTCCAAGCGGAA GTACGCTTGTTAATAGACCTGTCGGATATTTTTGGACCTCACCCTCAGAGCAAGTTGGTATTATAGGGGAAACCTTAAAACTCAAGTGCATCTTCGGTGGAAA TCCCACTCCTGAAGTGGTTTGgttgaaaaataatgtaacTCTCCCGGACACTTATGAGTTTTCTCACGGAGGCCATGAGCTGACAATAGCAAACCTGACAAAGGATGACGCCGGCCAATACGAGTGCATAGGAACAAACTCACTGGGACACCAAATATTCAGAAGTTTTAGAAGTTTTGTTGTCAGAGTGGAAT CCAAGCCGGACTGGGAGGAGGAGCCAAAAGACGTGGAAACAAGTGCTGGAACATCCGCCACTTTTATCTGTAAGGCCAATGGTTTCCCTGAACCTAACATAGCGTGGTTTACCAACGGAATCAAACTGGAAG TGGACGCTTTATAA